In the genome of Hymenobacter cellulosivorans, one region contains:
- a CDS encoding ABC transporter permease has product MRIFWILFSYEWRHFRAAKGLVLLCGLLLLTGLYGIYYGTTEIERQRQHLAALPELTRRNVAELQEKFPGPADAGDIGYYHSRFAVHHPDAWAALSLGLRDVNPSYVKLRLLGLQNQLYAADNTNPMKMLSGNFDLAFVLVYLLPLLIIALSFNLLSSEREEGILVLLLAQPVRPADVVGAKLIFRMSLVLGLALLLSVVGMLWAGVPADGRVLTWLLLTVLYCLFWFGVALVVTALQRPSAVNAVALLGVWLLLVMLVPSLLNLAVAAARPVPQGIELTIKQREEIHAGWDRPKTETMNRFFALYPQWRDTATIRERFVWRWYYAFQHLGDLAVAPQAAAYARGLQQRYDLVEQLNLLSPAINAQSSLNALAGTDLPTHLAFQRSATRYHDSLRAFYYPFLFRKVEFTHDDYAREPTHTFTSRPELATTYRGLTKLLLSVAAVYGLGMVLLRARPINPR; this is encoded by the coding sequence ATGCGTATTTTTTGGATTCTGTTTTCCTACGAGTGGCGCCACTTTCGCGCTGCCAAAGGCCTGGTGCTGCTGTGCGGGTTGCTGTTACTTACCGGCCTCTACGGCATCTACTACGGCACTACCGAAATCGAGCGGCAGCGCCAGCACCTGGCGGCCCTGCCCGAACTCACGCGCCGCAATGTGGCCGAGCTGCAGGAGAAGTTTCCCGGCCCCGCCGACGCCGGCGACATCGGCTACTATCACTCCCGCTTCGCCGTGCACCACCCCGATGCCTGGGCCGCCCTGTCGCTGGGTCTGCGCGACGTGAACCCGAGCTACGTGAAGCTGCGCCTGCTAGGTTTGCAAAACCAGCTCTACGCCGCCGACAATACCAACCCCATGAAAATGCTCAGCGGCAACTTCGACCTGGCCTTCGTGCTGGTCTACTTGCTGCCGCTGCTCATTATTGCTCTGAGCTTCAACCTGCTGTCCAGTGAGCGGGAGGAGGGTATTCTGGTGTTGCTGCTGGCTCAGCCGGTACGGCCGGCGGACGTGGTGGGCGCCAAGCTGATCTTTCGGATGAGCCTGGTGCTGGGCCTGGCCCTGCTGCTGTCGGTGGTCGGGATGCTGTGGGCCGGGGTGCCGGCCGATGGCCGCGTACTGACCTGGCTGCTGCTGACGGTACTCTACTGCCTGTTCTGGTTTGGGGTGGCCCTGGTCGTCACGGCGTTGCAGCGCCCCTCGGCCGTCAATGCCGTGGCCCTGCTCGGGGTGTGGCTGCTGCTGGTGATGCTGGTGCCCAGCCTGCTAAACCTGGCCGTGGCCGCCGCCCGGCCCGTGCCCCAGGGTATCGAGCTGACCATCAAGCAGCGTGAGGAAATTCATGCGGGCTGGGACCGGCCAAAAACCGAAACCATGAACCGCTTTTTCGCCCTCTACCCGCAGTGGCGCGACACGGCTACCATCCGGGAGCGGTTTGTGTGGCGCTGGTACTACGCCTTTCAGCACCTCGGCGACCTGGCCGTAGCTCCGCAGGCCGCCGCCTACGCCCGCGGCCTGCAGCAGCGCTACGATTTGGTGGAGCAGCTCAACCTGCTTTCCCCGGCCATCAACGCCCAAAGCAGCCTCAACGCCCTGGCCGGCACCGACCTGCCCACCCACCTGGCGTTTCAGCGCAGCGCCACCCGCTACCACGACTCCTTGCGCGCCTTTTATTACCCGTTTCTGTTTCGCAAAGTCGAGTTCACTCACGACGATTACGCCCGGGAGCCGACGCACACGTTTACCAGCCGGCCCGAGCTGGCCACCACCTATCGGGGCCTGACTAAACTGCTGCTGAGCGTGGCGGCCGTGTACGGGCTGGGCATGGTGCTACTGCGCGCCCGACCCATCAATCCGCGCTAA
- a CDS encoding ABC transporter permease, translated as MIHSIAQKEFISTLRDTRFVVLSALVLALLLAATLVGRASYRTLQQERQLAQGTVNEQFRNQPARHPHRVAHYGSFAFRPKSGLSLLDSGVDSFTGSAVYLEAHQQNSVNFSAAQQSGSLLRFGEMTVAFVLQLLVPLLIIFLCFGAFTQERETGTLKLLLSQGLTMRQVAWGKIRGYGQAVALVVAPTLLLAAALLFAGEEFASDLDLAARLGLFVVSYAVYFFLFVVGAVVVSARQTSSRAALVTLLGFWILSGIILPKATANLGASLFPASTKAQMDADVHEEAQHGLNGHDPQDKRAAALKADLLKKYGVDSEEKLPVSVAGLQMAAGEEYSSKVYQQHFAALNATYERQNRLSDWAGLLNPYQAIRPLSMGLAGSDFAHYVHFQQAAEAYRYSLVQRLNGLQASMGYGDKERRLDASTWRELPVFAYQTPGLGWALPQLLLPIVALLLWAGLLSWLGLRLIAKTSVA; from the coding sequence ATGATACATAGCATTGCCCAAAAAGAATTCATCAGCACCCTGCGCGACACCCGGTTTGTGGTCTTGAGCGCGCTGGTGCTGGCCTTGCTGCTGGCCGCCACGCTGGTGGGCCGCGCCTCCTACCGCACCCTGCAGCAGGAGCGGCAGCTGGCCCAGGGCACGGTGAATGAGCAGTTTCGGAACCAGCCGGCCCGGCACCCGCACCGGGTAGCCCACTACGGCTCCTTCGCTTTCCGGCCCAAGTCGGGCCTGAGCCTGCTCGATTCCGGCGTCGACTCGTTTACGGGTAGCGCCGTGTACCTGGAAGCCCACCAGCAGAACAGCGTCAACTTCAGCGCGGCCCAGCAGTCGGGCTCGTTGCTGCGGTTTGGGGAGATGACCGTGGCCTTCGTGCTGCAATTGCTGGTGCCGCTGCTCATCATCTTCCTGTGTTTCGGAGCCTTCACCCAGGAGCGCGAAACCGGCACCCTGAAGCTGCTGCTCAGCCAGGGCTTGACCATGCGGCAAGTGGCCTGGGGCAAGATTCGGGGCTATGGACAGGCCGTGGCGTTGGTCGTGGCCCCGACGTTGCTGCTGGCGGCGGCCCTGCTATTTGCCGGGGAGGAGTTTGCCTCCGACCTCGATCTGGCGGCACGTTTGGGACTGTTCGTGGTGAGCTACGCGGTGTACTTTTTCCTGTTCGTGGTGGGCGCTGTAGTGGTGTCGGCCCGGCAAACCAGCTCCCGGGCGGCCCTGGTTACGCTGCTGGGTTTCTGGATTCTGAGCGGCATTATTCTGCCCAAGGCTACGGCCAACCTGGGTGCCTCGCTCTTTCCGGCCAGCACCAAGGCCCAGATGGATGCCGACGTGCACGAAGAGGCGCAGCACGGCCTCAACGGCCACGACCCGCAGGATAAGCGGGCCGCCGCGCTGAAGGCCGATTTGCTGAAAAAATACGGCGTCGACTCCGAGGAAAAGCTGCCGGTGAGTGTGGCCGGCCTGCAGATGGCGGCGGGGGAGGAGTACTCCAGCAAGGTGTACCAGCAGCATTTTGCGGCCCTGAATGCCACCTACGAGCGGCAAAATCGCCTCTCCGACTGGGCCGGACTGCTCAATCCGTACCAGGCCATTCGGCCGCTGTCCATGGGGCTAGCCGGCTCCGACTTTGCTCATTACGTGCACTTTCAGCAGGCTGCCGAAGCCTACCGCTACAGCCTGGTACAGCGCCTCAACGGCTTGCAGGCCAGCATGGGCTACGGCGACAAGGAACGCCGCCTCGATGCCAGCACCTGGCGCGAGCTGCCGGTTTTTGCCTACCAAACGCCCGGGCTGGGCTGGGCTTTGCCCCAACTGCTGCTGCCCATTGTGGCCCTGCTGCTCTGGGCGGGCCTGCTGAGCTGGCTGGGCCTGCGGCTGATTGCTAAAACTTCTGTTGCTTAA
- a CDS encoding ABC transporter ATP-binding protein, whose protein sequence is MTYILEARELRKQYADKLALRGLNLQIAPGEIFCLLGQNGAGKSTTINLFLGFVQPTSGAAFVGGLEVAANPLKIKEYLAYIPEQVMLYPHLTGLENLALFSSLAGYNYPPAELLDYLTEAGLPAEAARRRVGTYSKGMRQKVGIAIAVAKHAKVLLLDEPTSGLDPKASNEFSELLRRLSGQGTAVLMATHDIFRAKEVGTRVGIMREGELVDVRPTDALNAQELEQLYLTYMN, encoded by the coding sequence ATGACTTACATTCTCGAAGCCCGGGAGCTGCGCAAGCAGTACGCCGACAAGCTGGCCCTGCGCGGGCTAAACCTGCAAATTGCCCCGGGCGAAATTTTCTGTCTGCTGGGCCAGAACGGCGCGGGCAAGTCCACGACTATCAACCTGTTCCTGGGCTTTGTGCAGCCCACGTCCGGGGCGGCCTTCGTGGGCGGGCTGGAAGTAGCAGCCAATCCGCTTAAAATCAAGGAATACCTGGCCTACATTCCCGAGCAGGTGATGCTGTACCCACACCTGACGGGCCTGGAAAACCTGGCCTTGTTCAGCAGCCTGGCCGGCTACAACTACCCACCGGCTGAGCTGCTCGACTACCTCACCGAAGCCGGTTTGCCGGCGGAAGCGGCCCGGCGGCGGGTGGGCACCTACTCCAAGGGCATGCGTCAGAAAGTGGGTATTGCCATTGCCGTGGCCAAGCACGCCAAAGTACTGCTGCTCGACGAGCCCACCTCCGGCCTCGACCCCAAGGCGTCCAACGAGTTTTCGGAGCTGCTGCGCCGCCTCAGCGGGCAGGGTACGGCCGTGCTCATGGCCACCCACGACATCTTCCGGGCCAAGGAAGTCGGTACCCGGGTGGGCATCATGCGCGAGGGGGAGCTGGTAGACGTGCGCCCCACCGACGCCCTCAACGCCCAGGAGCTGGAGCAGCTGTACCTCACCTACATGAACTAG